GATCAGATGCAGCTTGGAACAAAAAATCAAAGCAGCGGGATTGGGATGGAGTTTCTCAGTTAATCAAAATGAGAGGTATATCTCTCACAGTGAATCTTTGAATTTCGTACGATCATCTCTTTGAATTTCGTTAAGTtataatcaatttttattagttttatatcaattatctTCGTTATTAAACatgaaaaactcaaaatctctaAATTTAAACTATAATTTTGAGTGAAGACGATTTCCGGCGatggaaaaataatttttggtaaTATTTGTTTCAGTTGGGTTGGATTTGTTCTCTTATCATCGGAAATCGTTTTTTCCGTCGCTGGAAATCGTTGCGGTCGCTAAGATCAAATCAATTTTAAGCAGATTTTGGtttcaattaattttgtaaccaaattttcattttcactaatgatatttaccatttagcaaaaaaagaaaagaaaagcatTTGACCTAAGTCTGCCTACATTATTGTCTTTTAAATAATCCGAATGGTATTTTTAACGGGCCAAGGGTAAGCTGTTGTAGTATTGGGCCACTATATGTTACGGACACATCTGGGCCATAAATGTTTAAGTACAAGGACAGAGTGATCCAGGCACACCGGGTGGACGTCTTCCTCGTCttcgttttttcttttcttacacTGATCTCTGTAAACTgtaattgatattaaaaaaaaaaaacattatttctTCCCGCGTCAGAAATTTCGAAGGCCAATCTTTACATCTGCACTCCTCTGTGTGTTTAAACTCTTGTGGGCAACAATATCTTCTGCTCCTTTATCAAATCTATTGGGGGATCAGGTAACAAACATCCCTTGTTATGGTCTCGGatcgattcttcttcttctcgatcACTGTAATTTGCattatttacaatgaaaaaAATGGTAACTTTGCGCGGAGGTAGTGATCCAATGATAGATGTTTTGCTTGTAAAGCTCTGACTTTTGTGTTGTTTGATGATCTGAATTGTGAAAATTGTAACGTAGGTTTTGCTTAAAGTTGAACTCTTCTGCTGCACTTTGCTCGATCCGTCGAGCAAAGTAGTTGTAGAAGAAAAAAGACAGAGCCTTTTTGTTTAGTAATGGATAAGAATCTTGTGGAGATGTTTAGGGCCTCTTTGAACTGGTTTACAATGATTCTGGATGCTCCTTCAGCTAGAGTTGTCTTGTTCGGTGTCCGAATCCAAGGTTAGGCTTTTCTGatgaatattgttttttttggtggTGGACAAACTACTTCTGTCTCTAATGTCTGTTATGCTTAAAGAAATGATCCATACAGTGCTGCTGGCCCGCGCGCATACAACGGTTGATGGAAAAGACGTGGTGAATTTTGCGTCAGCTAATTATTTTGGACTCATTGGCCACGAGAAGTTACTGGTAAACTTCAAAAGGAATCATCATGCGTTTATTCCATATTCAATATGGCACTATTGGTAAGAAGTCAAGtgctcatttttttttattttcctttgcTTCAAAAAAGGATGCTTACTGTTTGATACTTTCTCTCTTTGACTTAGATGTCCACCTTGATTGCGAGACAAGGATCTCGAAATTTTTGGGCACTCCTGACACGATCCTCTATTCTTATGGACTTTCCACGATGTTCAGCACCATTCCTTGTTTCTGCAAACGAGGCGATATCATTGTTGCTCTGTTATGGAAATGTTTGTCAGATATCAAGGGGATGTCACTAGCAAGCGACCCTGAATAACCTATCGTCTTCTTAAAGTTAGAGAAATTCGAGTGGTTCAACTAAAGATGACTTGCTTCTACTCGAGAAAATGGCTGATCGTGTAAGTACACTTTTCTTATATTCTTTGTAAGAACCGACATAGTCCTTGTTGGTTTTGTTGACATGACTAGGATCCCCCTATGCAGGCTCTGAAGGAAGACTCCTTGTTGGTTGTGAGCTCTAAGAAGTCGTTTCTTGATAAATCCCGGTTACCTGTGGGGATCAAACTCTTTGTCTCAGCGGGACACTCAGATTCTGATCTTATTAAAGCATCAGAGTCCCTGAAGAGACGAGCTTCTACTCAAAGTCctaatctttttctcttttttttttggtttcaacCTTTTGTCCTACTTTATACTCTTTCTTGATGATCAAGTAGCTTAGAGTTGTTgcagaaaattattttataatttcatcaataattttcagttttgtaGACTAATGACAAAGCTGAGCTCCATCTATGTTAACATGTGTCTGTCCACGCGCATCATGATATATAACAACTCGTAacttgtgtaacaagaaaaaaaaactgtgacctaaaaaaaggaagaagaatgaatGGTTTTGGTGGGAAGGAGAGGTCTAGCTTTTCCTCTACGTTATTGGCGCTGGAGAGATTTTCGgacaagttttttttaatatccttTTTATCTTTCTCCTTCCTCTCATTTTCCTCTTTGCAGAGgtaataaatcttttttttttccctttgtAATGAGATTCTCTTTTTCAAGGGTTtgaatgtgattttttttttgtaaattgatttttttttttgcaggaatataaaaacttaataaaaaaaaagacactccTCGTAGAGTGTTCCTCCCCTCCCCCTCCCCCTCGTGCCCCATTCCCGCCTATTCCATCTATCATGTCTTCCATCCAACGTAAGAAGACAAGACAAGCTAGTTCTTCttctgttgttgttgtcttctttCTTGTTCTTGAAATGTTCTGTAACGTTGTTTTTCAATAGAAACCGCAATGAAACCAAGGATGGGCTCTTTCAAGAAGAG
Above is a genomic segment from Raphanus sativus cultivar WK10039 unplaced genomic scaffold, ASM80110v3 Scaffold1622, whole genome shotgun sequence containing:
- the LOC130504501 gene encoding LOW QUALITY PROTEIN: long chain base biosynthesis protein 1-like (The sequence of the model RefSeq protein was modified relative to this genomic sequence to represent the inferred CDS: inserted 2 bases in 1 codon; substituted 1 base at 1 genomic stop codon), whose product is MDKNLVEMFRASLNWFTMILDAPSARVVLFGVRIQGXAFLMNIVFFXVVDKLLLSLMSVMLKEMIHTVLLARAHTTVDGKDVVNFASANYFGLIGHEKLLDAYCLILSLFDLDVHLDCETRISKFLGTPDTILYSYGLSTMFSTIPCFCKRGDIIVALLWKCLSDIKGMSLASDPE